From the genome of Malus sylvestris chromosome 6, drMalSylv7.2, whole genome shotgun sequence, one region includes:
- the LOC126625514 gene encoding uncharacterized protein LOC126625514: MNDEEIQEFVEAGNQGKKKDLRIREIDDMLMQENKMYVPNNVELKKKGKLSPRYIKPYQITERVDEVAYRLKLPPELSKVHNVIHVSMLHHYISNPSHVIPHQPLEINPYLTYDKEPVMILDWKDKVLRNKTVRLVKVLWKNHSVEEAT, translated from the exons atgaatgatgaAGAAATCCAAGAGTTCGTTGAGGCAGGAAatcaagggaaaaagaaagatctcAGAATTCGGGAGATTGATgacatgcttatgcaggagaacAAAATGTACGTGCCGAATAATGTGGAATTAAA GAAAAAGGGTAagttaagtcctaggtacatcaAACCGTATCAGATCACCGAGCGAGTCGATGAAGTTGCTTATAGGCTTAAGTTGCCTCCCGAGTTGTCTAAAGTGCACAATGTGAtccatgtttccatgcttcATCATTACATTTCAAATCCGTCACATGTGATACCTCAtcaaccattggaaattaatccaTATTTGACTTATGATAAGGAGCCAGTGatgattttggattggaaagataaggttttgAGGAATAAGACTGTGCGCTTGGTGAAAGTTTTGTGGAAGAATCACTCAGTGGAGGAAGCCACCTAG
- the LOC126626873 gene encoding uncharacterized protein LOC126626873, which translates to MKASQKDQEKVIWDQMRSSTGTPIPGPGSQSRATPKLLVWLILFVSLTYIVYTLKLVSTSRAACSDDSDPFNPLRISSSSSSSANTTTAQDRTSQILQLKTQKPDKANQPTEINDIVFGIAASAKLWEQRKNYIKLWYKPKSMRGIVWLDREVEDKNPEGAGLPPIKISGDTSGFTYTNKQGHRSAIRISRIVSETLRLGLKDVRWFVMGDDDTVFITDNLVRVLRKYDHTQYYYIGSLSESHLQNIFFSYGMAYGGGGFAISYPLALALSKMQDRCIQRYPGLYGSDDRMQACMAELGVPLTKELGFHQYDVYGNLFGLLAAHPVAPLVTMHHLDVVEPIFPNVTRIQALQRLFIPVKLDSAGIIQQSICYDKSKSWTISVSWGFAVQIFRGVFSPREMEMPSRTFLNWYRRADYTAYAFNTRPVSRNPCQKPFVYYLSNVRFNATTNSTISEYVQHRTPHPHCKWKMANPSNLDKVEVHKKPDPHLWDRSPRRNCCRIMESKKKGTMVIDVGLCKEGEISEI; encoded by the exons ATGAAAGCGAGCCAGAAAGATCAAGAGAAAGTGATTTGGGATCAGATGCGGAGCTCCACAGGGACCCCGATTCCTGGACCCGGCTCCCAATCTAGAGCCACCCCTAAACTCCTCGTCTGGCTCATCCTCTTCGTCTCTCTCACTTACATCGTCTACACTCTTAAGCTCGTCTCCACCTCACGCGCCGCCTGCTCAGACGACAGCGACCCCTTCAACCCTCTCCgcatctcctcctcctcctcctcttccgcCAACACCACCACCGCCCAAGATCGGACTTCCCAGATTCTCCagctcaaaacccaaaaacccgaTAAAGCAAACCAGCCGACGGAGATAAACGACATCGTTTTCGGCATTGCCGCCTCCGCCAAGCTCTGGGAACAGAGGAAGAACTACATCAAGCTCTGGTACAAGCCCAAGTCGATGCGCGGGATAGTCTGGCTGGACCGCGAAGTTGAGGATAAAAACCCGGAAGGCGCCGGTCTCCCGCCGATTAAAATCTCCGGCGACACCTCCGGGTTCACCTACACCAACAAACAGGGCCACCGGTCCGCGATTCGGATATCCCGGATCGTGAGCGAAACGCTGCGTCTTGGCCTCAAGGACGTGCGGTGGTTCGTGATGGGCGACGACGACACCGTTTTCATCACCGACAACCTCGTCCGGGTCCTGAGGAAGTACGACCACACGCAGTACTATTATATCGGGAGCTTATCAGAAAGCCACCTGCAGAACATTTTCTTCTCGTATGGCATGGCGTACGGCGGCGGCGGCTTCGCCATCAGCTACCCGCTGGCGCTGGCGCTGAGCAAAATGCAGGACCGGTGCATTCAGAGGTACCCAGGACTCTACGGCTCCGACGACCGAATGCAGGCGTGCATGGCGGAACTCGGCGTCCCACTCACTAAAGAACTCGGATTTCACCAG TATGATGTGTACGGAAACCTGTTCGGGCTCCTTGCAGCACACCCAGTGGCACCCTTAGTGACAATGCATCACCTGGATGTGGTTGAGCCCATCTTCCCCAATGTGACCCGTATTCAAGCCCTTCAGCGGCTTTTTATACCAGTGAAGCTGGACTCAGCAGGAATCATACAACAATCCATCTGCTACGACAAATCAAAGAGCTGGACCATTTCAGTTTCATGGGGCTTTGCTGTTCAAATTTTTCGGGGAGTCTTTTCACCCCGCGAGATGGAAATGCCTTCCCGGACGTTTTTGAATTGGTACAGAAGGGCAGATTACACAGCATATGCATTCAACACTCGTCCAGTCAGCCGAAACCCATGCCAGAAGCCTTTTGTCTATTACTTGTCAAATGTAAGGTTTAATGCGACAACGAATTCAACAATCAGCGAGTATGTCCAGCATCGTACCCCTCATCCCCACTGCAAGTGGAAGATGGCTAATCCTTCCAATCTCGACAAAGTCGAGGTTCATAAGAAGCCTGACCCGCACCTATGGGATAGA TCTCCGAGGCGAAATTGTTGCAGGATCATGGAGTCGAAGAAGAAGGGGACCATGGTGATAGATGTTGGTTTATGTAAAGAGGGTGAGATCAGTGAAATATAA